Proteins co-encoded in one Candidatus Nomurabacteria bacterium genomic window:
- a CDS encoding nucleotide exchange factor GrpE, with protein MVYMNNENDEVEVETTNDDIDLEETELVDVEEKSGDKIKKLQEKLRRAEEEKKEAQDELQRARADFLNARKRLDEERIRDRARAKIAHVEELLPLCDSFYMAMSNKEAWEKADEAWRKGVEGINGQLNRILDSYGVKAIDPQGEVFDPHRDEAIGTEKVTDEKLVDTVVTVVQRGFEMEVDGKMTVIRHARVTTGIMNE; from the coding sequence ATGGTGTATATGAACAATGAAAACGACGAAGTAGAGGTAGAAACCACCAACGATGATATTGACTTAGAAGAAACTGAATTAGTAGACGTAGAAGAGAAGAGCGGCGACAAGATTAAAAAACTGCAAGAGAAGCTGCGCCGTGCAGAAGAAGAAAAGAAAGAAGCTCAAGACGAGCTCCAGCGCGCACGCGCAGATTTCCTCAATGCCCGAAAACGACTCGACGAGGAACGCATCCGTGACCGCGCCCGGGCAAAAATAGCACACGTAGAAGAGTTACTGCCACTTTGCGACAGCTTCTATATGGCGATGAGCAATAAGGAAGCCTGGGAAAAAGCTGATGAAGCTTGGCGCAAAGGTGTCGAAGGTATTAACGGCCAACTCAATCGCATTCTTGATTCATACGGAGTGAAGGCGATTGACCCCCAAGGCGAAGTGTTTGACCCACACCGCGACGAAGCAATTGGTACCGAAAAGGTAACCGATGAAAAGCTCGTCGATACAGTAGTAACCGTCGTACAGCGAGGATTTGAAATGGAAGTAGACGGGAAAATGACAGTCATACGACATGCTCGGGTAACCACTGGAATTATGAATGAGTAA
- the rpsI gene encoding 30S ribosomal protein S9, producing the protein MATNTVYVEGLGRRKTATARVRLTPASETKVTVNGKELTAYFGNLGHQKDVMSVLETKDAGIENYTITAKVVGGGISAQAEAIRLGIARALVKEKASRRGALKAEGYLKRDPRSVERKKFGLRKARKRPAWSKR; encoded by the coding sequence ATGGCAACTAACACAGTATACGTGGAAGGACTCGGACGCCGCAAAACAGCGACGGCTCGTGTACGCCTTACACCAGCTTCAGAAACGAAGGTTACCGTAAACGGTAAGGAACTTACAGCATACTTCGGCAACCTCGGTCACCAGAAGGATGTGATGTCAGTTCTTGAAACAAAGGACGCCGGTATCGAAAATTACACTATTACCGCTAAGGTAGTAGGTGGTGGTATCTCAGCTCAGGCTGAAGCTATCCGTCTCGGTATCGCTCGCGCTCTTGTGAAAGAAAAGGCATCACGTCGTGGTGCACTCAAGGCTGAAGGCTACCTCAAGCGTGACCCACGTTCAGTGGAACGCAAGAAGTTCGGTCTTCGCAAAGCTCGCAAGCGACCAGCGTGGTCAAAGCGATAG
- the speD gene encoding adenosylmethionine decarboxylase: MTTEDSIQFGLHFMFDGYGADPDTLKDSTKLTDILRTIPASMGMHAISEPLVVEVGPKNRKDPGGVSGFVMIAESHISFHTFPNRGFITADVYTCQNEMDTDKLTKLFVDSFKITDFETHVLPRGTRYPAEDISK; this comes from the coding sequence ATGACAACAGAAGATTCAATACAATTCGGGCTGCACTTCATGTTTGATGGATACGGAGCAGACCCAGACACACTCAAAGACAGTACCAAACTCACTGATATCTTGCGAACAATCCCTGCTAGCATGGGAATGCACGCCATATCAGAACCACTTGTTGTGGAAGTTGGCCCCAAAAACCGCAAGGACCCAGGGGGTGTCAGCGGTTTTGTGATGATTGCAGAAAGCCACATCAGTTTCCATACTTTTCCAAATCGTGGTTTTATTACCGCCGACGTCTACACGTGTCAAAACGAAATGGACACCGATAAGCTCACTAAGCTTTTCGTGGACAGTTTCAAGATTACTGATTTTGAAACCCATGTCTTGCCACGCGGTACCAGATACCCAGCTGAAGACATTTCTAAATAA
- a CDS encoding DMT family transporter, with protein sequence MTWFLVALIGPILYAITNHIDKHLLEKYFSVSGVGTLLIFSSLASILALPIIFFADPTVLDVDPFNIFILCIVGLLNTALLWFYLMALEEEEASVTIVFYQLVPVFGAVLGYFLLDEVPTLIQLVAMAIVILGTTIISFELDGEGEVKLRTRTILFMTAASLCWALGSVIFKVAALEENVWRSLFWEHVTLEIVGLLIFALVPTYRKHFLESMRANSKKILSLNVLNEGLYMFGNGAVAFAYLMAPIAFVLLTQSLQPFFVLAIGIFLTTFFPALGREKMGGRHLAQKITAIVITGIGTYMLLHFGG encoded by the coding sequence ATGACCTGGTTTCTCGTCGCCTTGATTGGCCCGATCTTGTACGCCATTACAAATCACATTGATAAGCACCTCCTCGAAAAGTATTTTAGCGTTAGTGGAGTAGGGACACTTCTCATCTTTTCATCACTTGCGTCGATTCTCGCGCTGCCGATTATCTTCTTTGCCGACCCGACTGTCCTCGATGTTGATCCGTTCAATATTTTCATTCTGTGTATTGTCGGCCTCCTCAACACAGCTCTGCTATGGTTTTACCTGATGGCGCTCGAAGAAGAGGAGGCATCAGTCACGATTGTGTTCTATCAGCTTGTGCCAGTCTTTGGCGCTGTCCTAGGCTATTTCTTGCTTGATGAGGTGCCAACCTTAATTCAGCTAGTAGCCATGGCAATTGTTATTCTTGGTACCACTATTATTTCATTTGAGCTCGATGGGGAGGGGGAGGTAAAACTCCGCACCCGCACCATCCTCTTCATGACAGCCGCTTCTCTCTGCTGGGCGCTAGGTTCGGTCATTTTCAAAGTTGCTGCACTTGAAGAGAATGTCTGGCGCTCACTCTTTTGGGAGCATGTTACTCTTGAAATAGTTGGTTTACTTATCTTTGCACTTGTTCCGACCTACCGCAAACACTTCCTCGAGTCCATGCGTGCCAACTCAAAGAAAATTCTCTCACTTAACGTACTCAATGAAGGGCTGTATATGTTCGGCAATGGCGCAGTTGCTTTCGCGTACCTTATGGCACCAATTGCATTTGTCTTGCTCACACAGTCACTTCAGCCATTCTTCGTACTTGCTATTGGTATTTTCCTAACCACTTTCTTCCCAGCACTCGGGCGCGAGAAAATGGGCGGTAGACACCTTGCACAAAAAATTACTGCAATAGTAATCACCGGTATCGGAACCTACATGCTGCTACACTTTGGTGGTTAG
- a CDS encoding VTT domain-containing protein, with the protein MEAMMNDLVQQYGYFAIFCLMILNGMTSAPSSPLVYLPAGYFVAVGPLDFSYVVLSGTAGNTIGNMVVYYIVRRCGLEQLFDQVVFLKKRRVAFDHFRRVFDRSNVKISFMGKFVPVVKVFVPVAAAVCNMKQQVFLLVIVAASTIWAVGVVLHGYYLTTAITETDGKTQTILIALGLLSLPLVVWWFRRQFKTLSE; encoded by the coding sequence ATGGAAGCAATGATGAACGATTTGGTTCAGCAGTATGGCTATTTCGCCATTTTTTGCTTGATGATTCTTAACGGCATGACCTCCGCTCCGTCTTCACCACTTGTGTATCTACCGGCTGGCTACTTTGTAGCAGTTGGCCCCCTCGACTTCTCGTATGTTGTTTTGTCGGGAACTGCTGGAAACACAATCGGTAACATGGTGGTGTATTACATAGTGCGCAGGTGTGGGCTCGAACAGTTGTTTGATCAGGTTGTCTTTCTGAAAAAACGCCGGGTTGCGTTTGATCATTTTAGGCGAGTGTTTGATCGGAGCAATGTAAAAATATCCTTCATGGGCAAATTTGTTCCAGTGGTAAAAGTGTTCGTTCCTGTCGCAGCTGCGGTGTGTAACATGAAGCAACAAGTCTTTTTGTTGGTGATTGTGGCTGCTTCTACGATTTGGGCTGTTGGTGTTGTATTGCACGGGTACTACCTGACAACAGCAATCACCGAAACAGACGGTAAGACACAAACGATACTGATAGCACTTGGCCTGCTTTCATTGCCGTTGGTCGTGTGGTGGTTTCGAAGGCAATTTAAAACGCTCAGTGAGTAG
- a CDS encoding uL13 family ribosomal protein, whose translation MSTTENTTRVHTIDATGKRLGKVATEAATVLQGKDQVTFARHTVEAVTVEIQNVSKMDIPEGKKGEIYQSYSGYPGGRRTETLEHLGERLGYSEVVRRTIAGMLPDNKLKKRLMKQLIVTE comes from the coding sequence ATGTCTACTACAGAAAACACAACTCGTGTACACACGATTGATGCTACAGGAAAGCGTCTTGGCAAAGTAGCAACAGAAGCTGCTACTGTTCTGCAAGGAAAAGATCAGGTTACATTTGCTCGCCACACAGTGGAAGCTGTAACGGTTGAAATCCAGAATGTAAGCAAGATGGATATTCCTGAAGGAAAGAAGGGCGAAATTTACCAGAGCTACTCAGGATACCCAGGCGGTCGCCGCACTGAAACCCTCGAGCACCTCGGTGAACGTCTCGGCTACAGCGAAGTAGTGCGCCGCACAATTGCTGGCATGCTTCCTGACAACAAGCTCAAGAAGCGTCTTATGAAGCAACTAATCGTAACTGAATAA
- the rpsK gene encoding 30S ribosomal protein S11, with the protein MGKKRIMKKSGGSDVAGTSRALNRIPKRKLATGKLNILATFNNTLVTLCDSKGNAVMSASSGALGFKGSRKSTPFAAAKVGEIIGEKAQQMGMKDAEVVVRGVGAGRESALRAFAGKGIGILKITDKTPVPFNGPRAPKPRNI; encoded by the coding sequence ATGGGTAAGAAACGAATTATGAAGAAGAGCGGGGGATCAGATGTGGCTGGTACTTCACGTGCCTTAAACCGCATCCCAAAGCGTAAGCTTGCTACTGGTAAGCTTAATATCCTCGCTACCTTCAACAACACACTCGTTACACTTTGCGATAGCAAGGGTAATGCTGTTATGTCTGCCTCATCAGGCGCACTCGGCTTCAAGGGATCTCGCAAGAGCACACCATTTGCCGCAGCCAAGGTAGGTGAAATTATCGGAGAAAAAGCTCAGCAGATGGGAATGAAGGACGCAGAGGTCGTCGTCCGTGGTGTAGGCGCTGGTCGTGAATCAGCTCTCCGCGCATTCGCTGGAAAAGGAATCGGTATCCTCAAGATTACTGACAAGACTCCAGTGCCATTCAATGGACCACGAGCACCTAAGCCACGAAATATCTAG
- a CDS encoding YigZ family protein produces MPTQSTRFDFGDNKTPSSTFTLHERIIEDRGSKYSVSIGHVTGREDIKQFLKTLKSKKKYASATHNSWAARISHEGTIYETKSDDGETGAGMVILRAMQKEDVVDAVICVTRWFGGVMLMNDRFKHLQEATGYAIQNISP; encoded by the coding sequence ATGCCCACCCAATCCACCCGCTTTGACTTCGGCGACAACAAAACACCTTCCAGCACCTTCACGCTCCATGAACGCATCATTGAGGATCGCGGGAGTAAATACTCAGTGAGTATCGGGCATGTGACTGGTCGGGAGGACATCAAGCAATTTTTGAAGACACTTAAAAGCAAAAAGAAATACGCCAGCGCCACCCACAATAGCTGGGCAGCGCGCATCTCGCACGAAGGCACTATCTACGAGACCAAATCAGACGATGGCGAGACTGGCGCTGGCATGGTGATTTTGCGTGCCATGCAAAAGGAGGATGTGGTGGACGCGGTCATTTGTGTCACCAGGTGGTTCGGGGGCGTCATGCTCATGAATGACCGCTTCAAACACCTCCAAGAGGCCACTGGATATGCCATTCAAAACATATCGCCATAA
- the rpsM gene encoding 30S ribosomal protein S13, with translation MRISGITIPDEKHLSYALTAVYGIGLSRSAQILDELSIPHTKKATELSTEEENAIREKVESFTIEGELKRTVSANIKRLKDIGSYRGSRHAKRLPARGQRTKTNSRTLKGAKKTMGSGRRKLEKT, from the coding sequence ATGAGAATTTCAGGTATTACTATTCCAGACGAGAAGCACCTGTCATACGCCCTTACAGCGGTATATGGTATTGGACTCTCTCGCTCTGCACAGATTCTCGACGAATTGTCTATTCCTCACACTAAGAAGGCTACTGAGCTTTCTACAGAAGAAGAAAATGCGATTCGTGAAAAGGTAGAATCTTTCACCATCGAAGGTGAGCTCAAGCGCACGGTGTCAGCGAACATCAAGCGTCTTAAGGATATTGGTTCTTACCGTGGCTCACGTCACGCTAAGCGCCTTCCTGCTCGAGGTCAGCGCACGAAGACCAACTCACGCACACTTAAGGGTGCGAAGAAGACTATGGGTAGCGGTCGCCGTAAGCTCGAAAAGACCTAG
- a CDS encoding DNA-directed RNA polymerase subunit alpha, with protein sequence MLETNVTLPSKPRVVSEEDNRGVFEIDGLYPGYGHTLGNSLRRIILSSLPGAAITQVKIDGAEHEFSALDGVKEDVITILLNLRRVRLNMHAEEPLTITLKKKGVGPVTAADIDAPSQIEILSPEQHIAEITNAKTELNIELTIERGLGYVPREVHQKDKVEIGTIAMDAVFTPIRRANYEVENMRVGDRTDYNRLRLIIETDGSYSAREALEKSIEIMIHQLKAVIGFQDQHSAPAAPAVAEEVKSEEPDPEVLKTRIETLDLTSRTLQALEEASIRTIGGLVRKKTDDILALDGIGPKGLEEIQDLLGKMGLKLEE encoded by the coding sequence ATGTTGGAAACAAATGTAACTCTACCGTCAAAGCCACGCGTTGTATCTGAGGAAGATAACCGCGGCGTCTTTGAGATCGACGGCCTCTATCCTGGCTACGGACACACACTCGGAAACTCACTTCGTCGCATTATTCTTTCTTCACTCCCGGGAGCTGCTATTACCCAGGTGAAGATTGATGGCGCTGAACACGAATTCTCTGCGCTCGACGGAGTAAAAGAAGATGTTATTACCATCCTCCTCAACCTTCGACGCGTTCGCCTTAACATGCACGCAGAAGAGCCGCTTACCATCACTCTTAAGAAGAAGGGTGTTGGTCCAGTAACTGCCGCTGATATCGACGCTCCGTCTCAAATTGAGATTTTGAGCCCGGAACAGCACATTGCTGAAATCACCAATGCTAAAACTGAGCTCAACATTGAACTTACAATTGAGCGCGGTCTTGGCTACGTACCACGTGAGGTGCACCAGAAAGACAAGGTAGAAATCGGCACCATTGCTATGGACGCTGTCTTTACCCCAATCCGTCGCGCAAACTACGAAGTAGAGAACATGCGTGTTGGTGACCGAACAGATTACAACCGACTTCGACTCATCATCGAGACAGACGGCTCATACTCAGCCCGTGAGGCGCTGGAGAAGTCTATCGAGATCATGATTCATCAGCTCAAAGCTGTGATTGGTTTCCAGGATCAGCATTCAGCCCCTGCAGCTCCAGCTGTAGCAGAAGAAGTTAAGTCAGAAGAACCTGATCCAGAGGTTCTCAAGACTCGCATTGAAACACTTGACCTTACTAGCCGTACGCTCCAAGCACTCGAAGAGGCGTCAATCCGCACTATCGGTGGTTTGGTTCGTAAGAAAACAGATGACATTCTTGCTCTAGACGGCATCGGTCCAAAGGGACTTGAAGAAATTCAAGACCTCCTCGGAAAGATGGGTCTGAAGCTTGAAGAATAA
- the rplQ gene encoding 50S ribosomal protein L17 — protein sequence MRHASKTRTLSRTRSQRTALVRGLAVSLIRDGQIKTTLAKAKELQPNIERLVTHAKKGTIPARRHVASALGEPSETIMKKLFSEIAPKFAERNGGYTRIVKLGRTSPGRDEAIIAFVE from the coding sequence ATGCGACACGCAAGTAAAACACGTACACTCAGCCGCACCCGCAGCCAGCGCACTGCTCTGGTCCGTGGTTTGGCAGTGTCACTCATCCGCGATGGTCAAATCAAGACCACACTCGCGAAGGCTAAGGAACTCCAGCCAAACATCGAACGTCTCGTGACTCATGCGAAGAAAGGAACTATTCCAGCTCGCCGTCATGTAGCGTCAGCGCTTGGTGAACCTAGCGAAACTATTATGAAGAAACTGTTCAGCGAGATCGCGCCAAAGTTTGCAGAACGCAACGGAGGGTACACTCGCATTGTGAAGCTTGGTCGGACTTCACCAGGACGCGATGAAGCAATTATTGCTTTCGTTGAATAA
- the rpmJ gene encoding 50S ribosomal protein L36, giving the protein MKVRSSVKKMSPDDIIVKRKGVVYVINKKKPRHKQRQG; this is encoded by the coding sequence ATGAAAGTTCGATCATCAGTAAAAAAAATGAGTCCTGATGACATCATCGTTAAGCGAAAAGGTGTCGTCTACGTGATCAATAAGAAGAAGCCTCGCCACAAGCAGCGTCAAGGCTAA
- the rpsD gene encoding 30S ribosomal protein S4 codes for MKIGPKFKIAKRLGAPIFEKTQSAKFELSLARGGNQRRGRRPGQMSDYKRQLIEKQKMRFTYGITEKQLRRYVDDSIAKEGHQPVAILMDRLESRLDNVIYRMGLAKTRRLARQIVSHGHICVNGKKMTIPSHKVRPNDVISIREGSRQSGLFVNLSETHEAAGVPAWVTFDVKKMEGIMKSAPVYNPAESLFDPEQVMEYYSR; via the coding sequence ATGAAAATTGGACCTAAGTTTAAGATTGCCAAGCGTCTTGGAGCACCAATCTTTGAAAAGACACAGTCTGCAAAGTTTGAACTCTCACTCGCTCGCGGTGGCAACCAGCGCCGTGGACGTCGTCCAGGCCAAATGAGTGACTACAAGCGTCAGCTCATCGAAAAGCAGAAAATGCGATTCACGTACGGAATTACTGAAAAGCAGCTCCGTCGCTACGTAGACGATTCAATTGCTAAAGAAGGTCATCAGCCAGTAGCAATTCTTATGGATCGACTTGAATCGCGTCTTGATAACGTCATTTACCGAATGGGTCTTGCTAAGACTCGCCGTCTTGCTCGTCAAATCGTCTCACACGGACACATCTGTGTGAACGGCAAGAAGATGACCATTCCATCTCATAAAGTCCGTCCAAACGATGTGATTTCTATCCGCGAGGGTAGTCGTCAGTCAGGACTCTTTGTTAACCTAAGCGAAACACACGAAGCAGCCGGTGTGCCAGCTTGGGTAACCTTCGACGTAAAGAAGATGGAGGGAATCATGAAGTCAGCACCCGTTTATAATCCAGCCGAATCTCTGTTTGACCCTGAACAAGTGATGGAATACTACAGTCGATAA
- the dnaJ gene encoding molecular chaperone DnaJ, producing MKDYYQILGLEKGASKDEVKKAFRKMAAKYHPDKKTGDEEKYKEVTEAYAVLGDEKKKAEYDTYGQSFNGAGGGGFGGFDFSGFQQGFGGQGFEFDINDIFSNFGFGGGGQQRKRGRDVSIDINLTFEESIFGVTRKLLITKNNTCSDCDGSGGKKGAGTTECSTCAGQGKIREQRQSIMGAFTTVRECSTCHGTGQVPKERCGKCAGAGITRTEEEISIKVPTGIQNGEVIRMTGRGEAMPHGEPGDLYIKVHVEQHATIKRDGSTLMTKLPIKLTDALLGATYAVTTLDGAVDIKIPAGITHGELLRIKEKGVPTDRGGRGDFMVKISVETPKKLSKRAEKLVQELREEGI from the coding sequence ATGAAAGATTACTACCAAATATTAGGCCTTGAAAAAGGAGCGTCAAAGGACGAGGTGAAAAAAGCGTTCCGCAAAATGGCCGCCAAGTATCACCCTGATAAAAAGACCGGCGACGAAGAAAAGTACAAAGAAGTCACTGAAGCGTACGCTGTTTTAGGTGACGAAAAGAAAAAGGCTGAATACGATACCTACGGTCAATCATTCAACGGTGCTGGCGGCGGCGGTTTTGGCGGATTCGATTTCTCTGGTTTCCAGCAAGGGTTTGGCGGACAAGGTTTTGAATTCGACATCAACGACATCTTCTCAAACTTTGGTTTTGGCGGCGGCGGGCAGCAGCGCAAGCGTGGCCGCGATGTCTCTATAGATATCAACCTCACCTTTGAAGAATCTATCTTTGGTGTAACCCGCAAACTCCTCATTACTAAGAACAACACTTGTAGTGATTGTGATGGCTCAGGCGGCAAAAAGGGAGCTGGTACGACTGAATGTAGCACTTGTGCTGGGCAAGGTAAGATTCGTGAACAGCGTCAGAGCATCATGGGCGCGTTTACAACGGTGCGCGAATGTTCTACCTGTCACGGTACTGGCCAGGTGCCGAAGGAGCGTTGTGGCAAATGTGCTGGTGCTGGTATCACCCGTACTGAAGAGGAGATTTCCATCAAAGTGCCTACCGGTATCCAAAACGGGGAAGTCATTCGCATGACTGGTCGCGGCGAGGCGATGCCGCACGGCGAGCCTGGCGACCTCTACATCAAAGTTCATGTCGAGCAGCACGCCACCATCAAGCGCGACGGCTCTACCCTCATGACCAAGCTGCCGATTAAGCTCACTGACGCGCTACTTGGTGCTACGTATGCAGTCACCACACTCGACGGTGCTGTAGATATCAAAATCCCAGCCGGCATTACACACGGCGAACTCCTCCGCATCAAGGAGAAAGGCGTACCAACCGACCGCGGCGGTCGCGGCGACTTCATGGTGAAGATTTCGGTCGAAACCCCCAAGAAACTTTCAAAAAGAGCCGAGAAACTCGTACAGGAGCTGCGAGAAGAAGGGATATAA
- the infA gene encoding translation initiation factor IF-1, producing MDQETSTVKDDLVYGIVEEALPNALFRVTVEGEEEPVLAYLSGKMRRFRIRVLVGDKVGMVTDPYGGKARITKRL from the coding sequence ATGGATCAAGAGACATCAACGGTTAAGGACGATTTGGTGTACGGCATTGTGGAAGAAGCACTGCCGAACGCCCTTTTTCGTGTCACCGTAGAAGGGGAAGAAGAGCCCGTTCTCGCATACCTCTCGGGGAAAATGCGACGATTCCGGATTCGCGTACTCGTTGGCGACAAAGTCGGCATGGTGACCGATCCATATGGAGGTAAAGCGCGTATTACGAAGCGCCTCTAA
- the dnaK gene encoding molecular chaperone DnaK, translating into MAKILGIDLGTTNSAMAIIEAGEPTIVENSEGNRTTPSIVAISKTNERLVGQIAKRQAVTNPTNTIYGIKRFMGHNFSDSVVQKDKDIVPYEIKQGADGGAVVVMDGKEYRPEEVSAMILTKLKTDAEAKLGEKITEAVITVPAYFNDSQRKATQDAGKIAGLEVKRIINEPTAAALAYGFNKKKDEKIVVYDFGGGTFDVTVLEVGDDVVEVQSTDGDAHMGGRDIDQGIVRFLIEEFKKTNGVDLGKDKLALQRLDEAAEKAKHELSSTNETDINIPFISQGSDGPLHMDVKLTRAKLEELAHEYVDKSIEITKRALEASGLKKEEIDEIILVGGQTRMPIIQTRVKELFGKEPNRTINPDEVVALGAAIQAGIFQGDVQDITLVDVIPLSLGIETMGGVNTKLIEKNTHIPTKKQQVFSTAADNQTSTEIHVVQGERPMANDNKSLGRFVLDGIPPAPRGVPQVEVTFDVDSNGVLNVTAKDKSTGKEQSIRIEANSGLTEEDIERMKKEAEDHASEDEKKKELIEVRNQAEQMVYTAEKALKDHEKEVPEDVKTEINDKIKLANEAKGKDDKAAIESAVNELSTSLQKIGEIMQKAAEAAQKGAEGTPTEGKKDDDEPTVRDAEEAK; encoded by the coding sequence ATGGCAAAGATACTTGGAATTGACCTTGGAACCACCAACTCAGCAATGGCCATCATTGAAGCTGGTGAACCAACTATTGTAGAAAACAGCGAAGGCAATCGCACTACACCGTCGATTGTGGCAATCTCAAAGACAAACGAACGACTCGTTGGTCAGATTGCGAAGCGACAGGCGGTAACTAACCCGACAAATACCATTTACGGCATCAAGCGCTTCATGGGGCACAACTTTAGTGACTCTGTTGTCCAGAAGGATAAGGATATTGTCCCATACGAAATCAAGCAGGGAGCTGACGGTGGTGCAGTCGTAGTGATGGATGGTAAGGAATACCGTCCAGAGGAAGTGTCTGCGATGATTCTTACCAAGCTAAAGACTGACGCTGAAGCGAAGCTTGGCGAGAAAATCACTGAAGCAGTGATTACCGTACCAGCGTACTTCAATGACTCACAGCGCAAGGCTACTCAGGATGCTGGCAAGATTGCAGGACTTGAAGTAAAGCGCATCATCAACGAACCAACCGCCGCAGCACTCGCGTATGGCTTTAATAAGAAGAAGGACGAGAAGATTGTAGTATACGACTTCGGTGGTGGTACCTTTGACGTAACCGTACTTGAAGTAGGAGACGACGTCGTAGAAGTACAGTCTACCGACGGCGACGCACACATGGGTGGACGCGACATCGACCAAGGAATTGTTCGCTTCTTGATTGAAGAATTTAAGAAGACAAATGGAGTAGATCTCGGAAAGGATAAGCTTGCGCTCCAGCGACTCGATGAGGCTGCTGAGAAGGCGAAGCATGAACTTTCTTCAACCAACGAAACAGACATCAACATTCCATTTATCTCACAGGGTTCTGATGGACCACTCCACATGGACGTGAAGCTCACTCGTGCCAAGCTAGAAGAACTTGCTCATGAGTACGTCGACAAGTCTATCGAAATCACCAAGCGTGCTCTTGAAGCGTCAGGTCTCAAGAAGGAAGAAATCGACGAAATCATTCTTGTTGGTGGCCAGACTCGCATGCCGATTATTCAGACACGCGTGAAGGAACTCTTTGGTAAGGAACCAAACCGTACTATCAACCCAGACGAAGTAGTAGCACTAGGCGCGGCGATTCAGGCAGGTATTTTCCAGGGTGACGTACAGGACATTACACTTGTAGATGTGATCCCGCTTTCTCTTGGCATCGAAACCATGGGTGGTGTAAACACCAAGCTCATTGAGAAGAATACCCACATTCCAACCAAGAAGCAGCAAGTCTTCTCAACCGCCGCGGACAATCAAACCTCAACTGAGATCCATGTCGTACAAGGTGAGCGCCCAATGGCAAATGATAACAAGTCACTTGGACGTTTTGTGCTCGACGGCATTCCGCCAGCACCACGTGGCGTACCACAGGTAGAAGTGACCTTCGATGTCGACAGCAACGGCGTACTCAATGTAACCGCCAAAGACAAGTCGACTGGCAAAGAACAATCTATCCGCATCGAAGCCAACTCAGGTCTTACCGAAGAAGACATCGAACGCATGAAGAAGGAAGCAGAAGATCACGCTTCAGAAGATGAGAAGAAGAAGGAACTCATCGAAGTTCGCAATCAGGCAGAACAGATGGTGTACACCGCAGAAAAGGCACTCAAGGATCATGAGAAAGAAGTACCAGAAGATGTAAAGACTGAAATCAACGACAAGATTAAGCTGGCAAACGAAGCGAAAGGAAAGGATGACAAAGCAGCGATTGAAAGCGCCGTAAACGAACTCTCAACTTCACTTCAGAAGATTGGCGAGATTATGCAGAAAGCGGCTGAGGCAGCACAGAAGGGAGCAGAAGGCACTCCAACCGAAGGAAAGAAGGATGATGACGAACCAACCGTTCGTGACGCTGAAGAAGCTAAATAA